A region from the Drosophila mauritiana strain mau12 chromosome 2L, ASM438214v1, whole genome shotgun sequence genome encodes:
- the LOC117136694 gene encoding sarcolemmal membrane-associated protein isoform X2, with the protein MVLVCNEWLKNNVDEDQTPSSLSPTPASGAVGSTALNRRGTTGTVTELPQTTRYPSGEAQELTVKPEEAHYALNMETDKTLEQDKFFHIMADSNNETSIENQENNNMDLCDSNTVCTDRRPAEASQHAINMAMNSVLNANNTGVGVRVTTACSLFSPLGVLNNSSLQREVASECGTLQVSSVPPTSSVDLDIGLESAPTACNGTAKIVLHCEAKSHKFETRSILLQPNQDCKVGRLIAKSKACEGNAIFDCKVLSRNHAILWYTPDGKFWVKDTKSSNGTFINDNKLGSDPAELHYGDIVKFGVEVIENSRQEVHGCILARVALFLPNGQEAISIEAEQMMTVPNRISFDEVQRLSSFLQEAAQREKSLKAKLSSLQGVLDTTRKNSAMCWQSMITEDQLLHKISLLEKKLQMMEKNIPENALRNEIVKLLEDKTTYQLTAKEALRKVYQERCDAMQMLSKMEMAYATSENECGILRAQVLTLKQTLTDFNARLEELQQEYMEFKKESVRQEQEAKEQESRSLEVLNGKLTTQELELKELRLQASRIHHDLSEPDTEHLKEPIVLKNLDTINLDDYDHAENRALNEKDDNESSDDDILTASPTKNVLSVLSKEKLKLSNPDLEEGNYKSNVLRLLKNSDLGKGEEGSSVLKAIFNGDDEAFECKVKEEDMANDSVPTEFVSRNTSEIVDQFKNHSSTPHTILEDSAASKLSALNVESKKKLVDVEENLNIPNALPTEQAIDMLQEECDTYKKKTAHLTSEIHFLQAQIELLKKQLEKDVDHNFTKNLQENSSPRETLELIDNRDSTEGVWNEDIAAINNPNVEKEEELIVYKELLEHSELNNMKLRKEISELHLKHKHIPFSKQELLCRFLPLGCIAIGLLIYLLSSRI; encoded by the exons ATGGTCTTGGTGTGCAATGAGTGGTTAAAAAATAATGTTGATGAAGACCAGACGCCAAGTTCATTATCGCCGACGCCAGCATCAGGAGCAGTCGGATCAACAGCACTAAACAGAAGAGGTACAACCGGCACGGTCACAGAATTACCTCAGACGACCAGGTATCCATCCGGGGAGGCACAAGAACTTACTGTGAAGCCAGAGGAGGCGCATTACGCTTTAAACATGGAAACTGACAAAACTTTGGAGCAGGACAAATTCTTTCATATAATGGCTGATAGTAACAACGAGACGTCAATTGAGAATcaggaaaataataatatggATCTTTGTGATTCCAACACAGTATGTACTGACCGACGTCCGGCTGAAGCTTCCCAGCATGCTATAAATATGGCCATGAACTCTGTGCTGAATGCAAATAACACCGGGGTTGGAGTTCGAGTTACTACTGCCTGCAGTCTGTTTAGCCCACTAGGGGTACTAAACAATAGTTCTTTACAAAGGGAGGTGGCATCGGAGTGCGGCACTTTACAGGTCTCTTCTGTGCCCCCAACTTCTAGCGTTGATCTAGACATAGGATTGGAGTCTGCCCCAACGGCATGTAATGGTACAGCAAAAATCGTACTCCATTGTGAAGCTAAGTCGCATAAGTTTGAAACAAGATCTATATTGTTGCAGCCCAACCAGGATTGCAAGGTGGGCCGCCTTATAGCTAAAAGCAAGGCGTGTGAGGGTAACGCTATATTTGACTGTAAAGTATTGTCAAGAAACCATGCGATTTTGTGGTACACTCCAGACGGTAAATTCTGGGTCAAAGACACAAAATCCAGCAACGGTACCTTTATTAACGACAACAAGTTGGGTAGTGATCCAGCGGAACTACATTATGGGGATATTGTGAAGTTCGGCGTTGAGGTAATTGAGAATTCACGTCAGGAGGTACACGGCTGTATCCTAGCCCGTGTCGCCCTCTTTCTACCCAATGGACAAGAGGCCATTTCAATTGAGGCAGAGCAGATGATGACGGTGCCTAACCGAATCAGCTTTGATGAAGTGCAGCGCCTAAGCTCGTTCCTCCAAGAGGCTGCACAGAGGGAAAAATCTCTGAAAGCTAAATTAAGCAGCTTGCAAGGCGTCCTTGATACCACCAGAAAGAACTCTGCGATGTGTTGGCAAAGCATGATCACTGAAGACCAATTGCTTCACAAGATAAGCCTTCTGGAAAAGAAACTGCAAATGATGGAAAAGAACATTCCAGAGAATGCACTGCGAAACGAG ATTGTAAAGCTTCTTGAGGACAAAACAACGTACCAGTTGACTGCCAAAGAGGCCCTGCGTAAGGTCTATCAGGAACGCTGCGATGCTATGCAAATGCTCTCTAAAATGGAGATGGCCTACGCCACTTCTGAAAACGAGTGCGGCATACTTCGCGCTCAAGTTCTAACACTAAAGCAGACGCTGACTGACTTCAATGCCCGGTTAGAGGAACTTCAGCAGGAGTACATGGAATTCAAGAAGGAGTCAGTGCGCCAAGAACAAGAGGCTAAAGAACAAGAATCACGCAGCTTGGAGGTGCTAAATGGAAAGCTAACGACGCAGGAGCTCGAGCTAAAGGAGCTTCGTCTGCAGGCCTCGCGAATCCATCACGATTTATCCGAGCCTGATACTGAACATTTGAAGGAGCCGATTGTCTTGAAAAACTTAGATACAATAAATCTTGACGATTATGACCATGCTGAAAATAGAGCGCTAAATGAAAAAGATGATAATGAAAGTTCTGACGACGATATTTTAACTGCGTCACCAACTAAAAATGTGTTGTCTGTGTTGTCAAAAGAAAAG CTAAAACTAAGTAATCCCGATTTAGAAGAGGGCAATTATAAATCAAACGTTTTAAGATTGCTAAAGAACTCTGATCTTGGCAAGGGAGAAGAAGGCTCTTCAGTGCTTAAAGCTATTTTCAATGGTGACGATGAAGCCTTTGAATGCAAAGTTAAGGAGGAGGATATGGCAAACGATTCAGTTCCAACAGAGTTCGTTAGCAGAAATACCTCCGAAATCGTGGATCAATTTAAAAACCATTCATCAACACCACATACAATTTTAGAGGATTCGGCTGCATCGAAATTGTCAGCCCTTAATGTGGAAAGTAAAAAAAAGCTTGTAGACGTTGAGGAAAATCTTAATATTCCAAATGCATTACCGACGGAGCAGGCTATTGATATGTTACAAGAGGAATGTGATACGTACAAGAAGAAAACAGCTCATTTAACAAGTGAAATACACTTCCTGCAAGCACAAATTGAGCTATTAAAGAAGCAGCTTGAGAAAGATGTAGATCacaattttacaaaaaacTTGCAGGAAAACAGTTCACCGCGTGAGACGTTAGAGCTAATTGATAATCGCGACAGCACAGAGGGTGTTTGGAACGAGGACATTGCAGCCATTAATAACCCCAACGTAGAAAAGGAAGAAGAACTAATTGTATACAAAGAACTTCTTGAACATTCGGAGCTTAACAACATGAAGCTTCGCAAAGAAATCTCTGAGCTGCACTTAAAGCATAAACACATCCCGTTTAGTAAACAAGAGTTACTATGTCGCTTTCTACCTCTTGGCTGTATTGCCATCGGCCTGcttatatatttactttccaGTCGAATTTAA
- the LOC117136694 gene encoding sarcolemmal membrane-associated protein isoform X1: MVLVCNEWLKNNVDEDQTPSSLSPTPASGAVGSTALNRRGTTGTVTELPQTTRYPSGEAQELTVKPEEAHYALNMETDKTLEQDKFFHIMADSNNETSIENQENNNMDLCDSNTVCTDRRPAEASQHAINMAMNSVLNANNTGVGVRVTTACSLFSPLGVLNNSSLQREVASECGTLQVSSVPPTSSVDLDIGLESAPTACNGTAKIVLHCEAKSHKFETRSILLQPNQDCKVGRLIAKSKACEGNAIFDCKVLSRNHAILWYTPDGKFWVKDTKSSNGTFINDNKLGSDPAELHYGDIVKFGVEVIENSRQEVHGCILARVALFLPNGQEAISIEAEQMMTVPNRISFDEVQRLSSFLQEAAQREKSLKAKLSSLQGVLDTTRKNSAMCWQSMITEDQLLHKISLLEKKLQMMEKNIPENALRNEIVKLLEDKTTYQLTAKEALRKVYQERCDAMQMLSKMEMAYATSENECGILRAQVLTLKQTLTDFNARLEELQQEYMEFKKESVRQEQEAKEQESRSLEVLNGKLTTQELELKELRLQASRIHHDLSEPDTEHLKEPIVLKNLDTINLDDYDHAENRALNEKDDNESSDDDILTASPTKNVLSVLSKEKKLKLSNPDLEEGNYKSNVLRLLKNSDLGKGEEGSSVLKAIFNGDDEAFECKVKEEDMANDSVPTEFVSRNTSEIVDQFKNHSSTPHTILEDSAASKLSALNVESKKKLVDVEENLNIPNALPTEQAIDMLQEECDTYKKKTAHLTSEIHFLQAQIELLKKQLEKDVDHNFTKNLQENSSPRETLELIDNRDSTEGVWNEDIAAINNPNVEKEEELIVYKELLEHSELNNMKLRKEISELHLKHKHIPFSKQELLCRFLPLGCIAIGLLIYLLSSRI; the protein is encoded by the exons ATGGTCTTGGTGTGCAATGAGTGGTTAAAAAATAATGTTGATGAAGACCAGACGCCAAGTTCATTATCGCCGACGCCAGCATCAGGAGCAGTCGGATCAACAGCACTAAACAGAAGAGGTACAACCGGCACGGTCACAGAATTACCTCAGACGACCAGGTATCCATCCGGGGAGGCACAAGAACTTACTGTGAAGCCAGAGGAGGCGCATTACGCTTTAAACATGGAAACTGACAAAACTTTGGAGCAGGACAAATTCTTTCATATAATGGCTGATAGTAACAACGAGACGTCAATTGAGAATcaggaaaataataatatggATCTTTGTGATTCCAACACAGTATGTACTGACCGACGTCCGGCTGAAGCTTCCCAGCATGCTATAAATATGGCCATGAACTCTGTGCTGAATGCAAATAACACCGGGGTTGGAGTTCGAGTTACTACTGCCTGCAGTCTGTTTAGCCCACTAGGGGTACTAAACAATAGTTCTTTACAAAGGGAGGTGGCATCGGAGTGCGGCACTTTACAGGTCTCTTCTGTGCCCCCAACTTCTAGCGTTGATCTAGACATAGGATTGGAGTCTGCCCCAACGGCATGTAATGGTACAGCAAAAATCGTACTCCATTGTGAAGCTAAGTCGCATAAGTTTGAAACAAGATCTATATTGTTGCAGCCCAACCAGGATTGCAAGGTGGGCCGCCTTATAGCTAAAAGCAAGGCGTGTGAGGGTAACGCTATATTTGACTGTAAAGTATTGTCAAGAAACCATGCGATTTTGTGGTACACTCCAGACGGTAAATTCTGGGTCAAAGACACAAAATCCAGCAACGGTACCTTTATTAACGACAACAAGTTGGGTAGTGATCCAGCGGAACTACATTATGGGGATATTGTGAAGTTCGGCGTTGAGGTAATTGAGAATTCACGTCAGGAGGTACACGGCTGTATCCTAGCCCGTGTCGCCCTCTTTCTACCCAATGGACAAGAGGCCATTTCAATTGAGGCAGAGCAGATGATGACGGTGCCTAACCGAATCAGCTTTGATGAAGTGCAGCGCCTAAGCTCGTTCCTCCAAGAGGCTGCACAGAGGGAAAAATCTCTGAAAGCTAAATTAAGCAGCTTGCAAGGCGTCCTTGATACCACCAGAAAGAACTCTGCGATGTGTTGGCAAAGCATGATCACTGAAGACCAATTGCTTCACAAGATAAGCCTTCTGGAAAAGAAACTGCAAATGATGGAAAAGAACATTCCAGAGAATGCACTGCGAAACGAG ATTGTAAAGCTTCTTGAGGACAAAACAACGTACCAGTTGACTGCCAAAGAGGCCCTGCGTAAGGTCTATCAGGAACGCTGCGATGCTATGCAAATGCTCTCTAAAATGGAGATGGCCTACGCCACTTCTGAAAACGAGTGCGGCATACTTCGCGCTCAAGTTCTAACACTAAAGCAGACGCTGACTGACTTCAATGCCCGGTTAGAGGAACTTCAGCAGGAGTACATGGAATTCAAGAAGGAGTCAGTGCGCCAAGAACAAGAGGCTAAAGAACAAGAATCACGCAGCTTGGAGGTGCTAAATGGAAAGCTAACGACGCAGGAGCTCGAGCTAAAGGAGCTTCGTCTGCAGGCCTCGCGAATCCATCACGATTTATCCGAGCCTGATACTGAACATTTGAAGGAGCCGATTGTCTTGAAAAACTTAGATACAATAAATCTTGACGATTATGACCATGCTGAAAATAGAGCGCTAAATGAAAAAGATGATAATGAAAGTTCTGACGACGATATTTTAACTGCGTCACCAACTAAAAATGTGTTGTCTGTGTTGTCAAAAGAAAAG AAGCTAAAACTAAGTAATCCCGATTTAGAAGAGGGCAATTATAAATCAAACGTTTTAAGATTGCTAAAGAACTCTGATCTTGGCAAGGGAGAAGAAGGCTCTTCAGTGCTTAAAGCTATTTTCAATGGTGACGATGAAGCCTTTGAATGCAAAGTTAAGGAGGAGGATATGGCAAACGATTCAGTTCCAACAGAGTTCGTTAGCAGAAATACCTCCGAAATCGTGGATCAATTTAAAAACCATTCATCAACACCACATACAATTTTAGAGGATTCGGCTGCATCGAAATTGTCAGCCCTTAATGTGGAAAGTAAAAAAAAGCTTGTAGACGTTGAGGAAAATCTTAATATTCCAAATGCATTACCGACGGAGCAGGCTATTGATATGTTACAAGAGGAATGTGATACGTACAAGAAGAAAACAGCTCATTTAACAAGTGAAATACACTTCCTGCAAGCACAAATTGAGCTATTAAAGAAGCAGCTTGAGAAAGATGTAGATCacaattttacaaaaaacTTGCAGGAAAACAGTTCACCGCGTGAGACGTTAGAGCTAATTGATAATCGCGACAGCACAGAGGGTGTTTGGAACGAGGACATTGCAGCCATTAATAACCCCAACGTAGAAAAGGAAGAAGAACTAATTGTATACAAAGAACTTCTTGAACATTCGGAGCTTAACAACATGAAGCTTCGCAAAGAAATCTCTGAGCTGCACTTAAAGCATAAACACATCCCGTTTAGTAAACAAGAGTTACTATGTCGCTTTCTACCTCTTGGCTGTATTGCCATCGGCCTGcttatatatttactttccaGTCGAATTTAA